A segment of the Malaciobacter mytili LMG 24559 genome:
ATTTTATTTACTTCAGGATGGTTCTCAATTAAACTTGCATAATCAAAACAATCATCAGTACTATTAGCTACACATTTAGTACCATCTTTTTTAGTAATTACCTTTGGTTCTGGATCAAATTTTCTTTTTAATAAATCATAAATCTTATTTTGTATTTTTGTTTGTTTTTGATTTTCTTCTTTTATGATTTTTAAGTACTCTAATATCTTTTCTTCATTGCTCTTTTTGGCTTCTATTTGTTTATTTACTGTGCCTTCATAATAATCAAAACCTTTTGCTATATTATCTACACTTTTTTTATTCTCTATTTTATTATCAATTGGTCCTCCAATTAATAATCCAACAGGAAATAATAAAGAAACAATATATCTATTTATCATTTTCATTTAATTTCACTCCTGAGTACTCTATTACTTTTTTATCTACTAAAAAACTTTTTTCTTTTTTAGTATCAACAATTAATTTTGCAACTGCTTCTTTTGTCTTAATATCAATAAATTGTTGTTGATAATTACAACCTGTAATTGAAAAAATTAAAAACAGTCCTACTGTAAAAAATTTCATAAATTTTGCTCCTTTTTTTGCTTATTCTGTAAAATATCAATAAGTATATTTTGATAATTTTTATTAAATTTTTCTGTTGAGGAATGATATTTTGCAAGGGTTTCATAGGAATTGCCATACTTTTTTATTAATTTTTCCAAAAAGTTACAAGCTTTCATATAACTCTTTTCCAATATAAAATATTCTTCCAATTTATTAGATTTATGTGATTTATAATGAAATTGATAAGGACCTAAATCTAAATTAGTGATCCCCAATGATATTAAATTATCTAAAATCAAAGTACAATTATTTATACTATAACAGTCCAATGTTCTATTATCTAATTTTTTAAAATTATGATTCTTTAATAATTTACTATATTCCAATGAGTCATTAAATGATATTAAATATGGATATCCAACTTCTTTATTTTTATGCTTTTCAGCTATTGCTATTAGTTCCATGACTTCATAGTCTACTGTACATTTTGAAAAATCTGTTGAACTCAAATTTGATATTATTATAACAAGAGATATTAATAATTTTAGCATTATAGTCCTATTTTATATTTTTAAAAAACATTTATATTTATTAAATATTATTTATATAATAATTTTCAAATTCTATAATAATAAATTTAAAATAAATCTTAATAGAAATATAATTCAATTTTAAAGTCCTATAACTTTGACATTTTTTGTCATTTTTATTATATTTTTATTAAGAATATTTGATATAATATTATGCAATAATGATTTTAGGTATTTGATAATCTTGTATAAAAAGATAGATTATTACCTAAATATAATTTTTTTATTAAAGAGGATATTATGTATGGCAAATGAATTTAGACAAACTTCAATTACAATACCAAAGGATATTTATAATAATTTAGAAACTTTATTAAATTCAAGTACTACTTATAAAAATTTAAGTCCACTTATTGCACGAATTTTAAAAGATTTCTTTGATAATGCTAATTATTTAAAAGAATTCTTACAATTAGATGAAAACACAATGTTAATCTCTTCTAAAATTTATAGAGAAATTGAAAATATTTCCCCTGTCGGTTTAAATTCAAGAGTACAAAAAAAACAAGTTAAACTTAAAAAAATTGGTAATATTGATTATGTAATTATTGATGAAGATAATTTCAAAAATGTTTATTTAAAAGTTGCAGTACTTATTAAAAATGTTAAAGAAATGGGACTAGGTATGATTGAAATGAATAATAGAATTCACGAATTGGAAAATACTGTATCTGAATTAACTGAAACTGTTGCTCTATTAAAAGAGTTAATAGAAAATAAGAAAAATTGACTAATACCCAATCACTAAAGATGATTGGGAACTAATATGCTATTTCAAGATTCACTTTTTGTTGATTTGTTTTATACTCTAATAATGTTTTATTAATTTTTAACCACTCTTCTAACATAACAATCTTCTCTTTAATATCTTTTTCTAACTCTTTTATTAATTCTTCTATTTTTGGTGTAAATACTTGATTTGTTTTATTAACAAAAAATATATTATTCTCAAACAACTTATTTACTTGTTCAACAACATTTCTAAATGAGTAAAGTTCATTTTTTATAACTTCTAGTAAATAGCTACA
Coding sequences within it:
- a CDS encoding lysozyme family protein; protein product: MLKLLISLVIIISNLSSTDFSKCTVDYEVMELIAIAEKHKNKEVGYPYLISFNDSLEYSKLLKNHNFKKLDNRTLDCYSINNCTLILDNLISLGITNLDLGPYQFHYKSHKSNKLEEYFILEKSYMKACNFLEKLIKKYGNSYETLAKYHSSTEKFNKNYQNILIDILQNKQKKEQNL